The following proteins come from a genomic window of Gemmatimonadota bacterium:
- a CDS encoding beta-lactamase family protein has protein sequence MQRVLLLLSLVALPSSIAAQRATALQAIDAAIEDGIRRGIYPAAVVMVGRRDSVLYQKGYGHFTWSNRTTRPDPASTLWDIASLSKVVATASTVAKLVERGQLDLEAPVERYLPEFMGVSKDQVTVRMLLDHTSGLPPYEALYRGHPTISAAREKLLTVPLARMPGASALYSDLNAMLAAMVVERVAGEPFDSVSRQEVFEPLGMRTTFWSPPAADQTRAVPTAKLRGRAIGGVVNDENARILGGVAGHAGVFSTGADLARFARSWLHALGDVAAPSPWLNTATALRFTERSFASGTRALGWDTPILNPGDGKPPLYGRCATATTFGHTGWTGTLIWIDPAADLFVVLLTNRSYDPRNATRSFEQIREIRAKVSDAARRAVGKSC, from the coding sequence ATGCAACGCGTTCTCCTCCTGTTGTCTCTCGTCGCCCTGCCATCGTCGATTGCCGCGCAGCGCGCCACCGCACTCCAGGCGATCGATGCGGCCATCGAGGATGGCATCCGCCGCGGCATCTATCCTGCCGCCGTGGTGATGGTCGGTCGCCGCGACAGCGTGCTCTACCAGAAGGGCTACGGCCACTTCACCTGGAGCAACCGCACGACGCGTCCCGATCCCGCTTCCACCCTCTGGGACATCGCCTCGCTCAGCAAGGTGGTCGCCACCGCAAGCACGGTCGCCAAGCTCGTCGAGCGCGGCCAACTCGACCTCGAGGCACCGGTTGAGCGCTACCTCCCCGAGTTCATGGGAGTTTCCAAGGATCAGGTCACGGTGCGGATGCTGCTCGATCATACCAGTGGCTTGCCGCCGTACGAGGCGCTCTATCGCGGGCACCCCACCATCTCCGCCGCGCGCGAGAAGTTGCTGACCGTGCCGCTGGCGAGAATGCCGGGTGCCTCCGCGCTGTACAGCGACCTCAATGCGATGCTGGCGGCGATGGTGGTGGAGCGAGTGGCCGGCGAGCCATTCGACAGCGTCTCGCGACAGGAAGTGTTCGAGCCGCTGGGGATGCGCACCACGTTCTGGTCGCCGCCGGCCGCCGACCAGACGCGCGCGGTACCGACCGCGAAACTGCGCGGCCGAGCCATCGGCGGCGTGGTCAATGACGAGAACGCCCGCATCCTGGGCGGCGTCGCGGGGCACGCCGGCGTCTTCTCCACCGGCGCCGATCTCGCCCGCTTCGCGCGGTCGTGGCTCCATGCGCTTGGCGACGTGGCGGCGCCCTCGCCCTGGCTCAACACCGCGACCGCGCTCCGCTTCACCGAACGCAGCTTCGCGTCGGGGACCCGCGCCCTCGGCTGGGATACACCGATCCTCAATCCGGGCGACGGCAAACCACCGCTCTACGGCCGCTGCGCCACCGCCACGACCTTTGGGCACACGGGATGGACGGGCACGTTGATCTGGATCGACCCGGCGGCCGACCTCTTCGTGGTGCTGCTCACCAATCGCAGTTACGATCCGCGCAACGCGACCAGGTCGTTCGAACAGATTCGGGAGATTCGCGCGAAGGTGAGCGACGCGGCGAGACGGGCGGTCGGAAAGAGCTGCTGA
- a CDS encoding GWxTD domain-containing protein, with amino-acid sequence MPYILRRRVGALGAPALLLALIAGCTSWQRVGSSKGSSPDQQLLQLFDPMAMYSRLGRIVSADQIPFIGTVALVPGHGDSTQAIVGLSLGNRAFAFERSGSAWLARYRVEYLFERPGAAPISVGRDENLRVDTFQETGRIDESVLLQQVVQLAPGDYTVTVRVRDRGSDRVGTGKQPLTVTAFTPGTVSAPLLAYEVAGRGKRNDSLRVVLNPRGTIAFGEDTLLVYFEGTGFTQPTSVPIEIRDERDSVVFRSTARFTGAREVESQFVRIAPDSAPLGQLTVVVGAPPNARLINGIVSFSSNWVVTNFDDLLDLLRYFGNDAKIALMRKASREDRGQLWRDFVRETDPNTGTPENELLANYFSRLAYANTRFRDEGIAGWRTDRGEVFIALGEPDEIYDQSLQTGPVRYMRWTYNEARVTLYFEDVSGFGRFRLAPQSRGDFESAKARMKRR; translated from the coding sequence ATGCCCTACATCCTTCGTCGTCGCGTCGGCGCCCTGGGCGCCCCAGCCCTGCTCCTTGCCCTCATCGCCGGCTGCACCAGCTGGCAGCGTGTCGGCTCCAGCAAGGGCTCCTCCCCGGACCAGCAGCTCCTCCAACTCTTCGACCCGATGGCGATGTACAGCCGCCTCGGCCGGATCGTCTCGGCGGACCAGATCCCCTTCATCGGCACGGTGGCGCTCGTCCCCGGCCATGGCGACTCCACGCAGGCGATCGTCGGCCTCTCGCTGGGGAACCGCGCCTTCGCCTTCGAGCGGAGCGGCAGCGCCTGGCTGGCGCGCTACCGCGTCGAATACCTCTTCGAACGGCCGGGCGCGGCCCCGATCTCGGTCGGTCGTGACGAGAACCTTCGGGTCGACACCTTCCAGGAAACCGGCCGGATCGACGAGTCGGTCCTGCTCCAGCAGGTCGTCCAGTTGGCGCCCGGCGACTACACCGTCACGGTGCGGGTGCGCGACCGCGGCAGCGACCGGGTCGGCACCGGCAAGCAGCCGTTGACGGTCACCGCCTTCACCCCCGGGACCGTCTCCGCCCCCCTGCTGGCCTATGAGGTCGCTGGCCGCGGCAAGCGAAATGACTCGCTCCGGGTGGTGCTCAACCCGCGCGGGACGATTGCCTTCGGCGAGGACACCCTGCTCGTCTACTTCGAAGGGACCGGCTTCACCCAGCCGACCAGCGTGCCGATCGAGATCCGCGACGAGCGCGACTCGGTCGTCTTCCGGTCGACGGCACGCTTCACCGGCGCCCGCGAGGTCGAGAGCCAGTTTGTCCGCATCGCACCCGACTCGGCCCCCCTCGGCCAGCTCACCGTGGTGGTCGGGGCGCCACCCAACGCCCGCCTCATCAACGGCATCGTCTCGTTCTCGTCGAACTGGGTGGTCACCAACTTCGACGACCTGCTCGACCTGCTCCGCTATTTCGGGAACGACGCCAAGATCGCCCTGATGCGGAAGGCGAGTCGCGAGGACCGCGGCCAACTGTGGCGCGACTTCGTGCGCGAGACGGACCCGAACACCGGGACCCCCGAGAACGAGTTGCTCGCCAACTACTTCTCGCGGCTCGCCTACGCCAACACCCGCTTCCGCGACGAAGGGATCGCCGGCTGGCGCACCGATCGCGGCGAGGTCTTCATCGCCCTGGGCGAACCCGACGAGATCTACGACCAGTCGCTGCAGACCGGGCCGGTCCGCTACATGCGCTGGACCTACAACGAGGCGCGCGTCACGCTCTACTTCGAGGACGTCAGCGGCTTCGGGCGCTTCCGGCTGGCACCCCAGAGCCGGGGCGACTTCGAGAGCGCCAAGGCCCGGATGAAGCGGCGGTAG
- a CDS encoding matrixin family metalloprotease, whose product MDQRLTIASFALLVTVVVVGGASRRAAERPVPPPPAADSPAPGRPAARQIGPLPEAINAPPLGTPAIDLQARLATRRRIAREGRRVYLDSMFATSDSTVIRWEDRQRRVLTVRFVTDSALPDWEGALADARAGMAVWSSNEAGFDLQETADSTADITVSWSPMLGVESQLGLTGVRWGSDGVVQSVTMSLALRQNPDSLVVPPAIRRRVAAHEFGHALGLPHSDREDDLMYHTSPVGSPSRRDRATLQLLYAVTPGPIRTP is encoded by the coding sequence ATGGACCAGCGTCTGACCATCGCCAGCTTCGCCCTCCTCGTCACCGTGGTCGTGGTGGGGGGCGCTTCGCGTCGGGCCGCAGAGCGCCCCGTGCCCCCGCCACCGGCAGCCGATTCCCCGGCGCCGGGGCGTCCAGCGGCTCGGCAGATCGGCCCGCTCCCCGAGGCGATCAATGCACCGCCCCTCGGCACGCCGGCGATTGACCTCCAGGCGCGGCTGGCCACCCGCCGCCGGATCGCGCGGGAGGGGCGGCGCGTCTATCTCGACTCGATGTTCGCCACCAGCGATTCCACCGTGATCCGCTGGGAGGACCGCCAGCGCCGAGTCCTCACGGTCCGTTTCGTCACCGACAGCGCGCTGCCCGACTGGGAGGGCGCGCTCGCCGATGCGCGGGCCGGAATGGCGGTGTGGAGCAGCAACGAGGCGGGGTTCGATCTGCAGGAGACCGCGGACTCGACGGCCGATATCACCGTCTCCTGGAGCCCGATGCTCGGCGTCGAGTCGCAGTTGGGGCTCACCGGGGTTCGCTGGGGCAGCGACGGCGTCGTGCAGAGCGTGACGATGTCCCTCGCGCTGCGCCAGAACCCTGACTCCCTGGTCGTCCCGCCGGCGATTCGCCGCCGCGTCGCCGCCCACGAATTCGGCCACGCCCTTGGCTTGCCCCACTCTGACCGCGAGGACGACCTGATGTATCACACCTCGCCGGTGGGGTCACCATCCCGGCGCGACCGCGCCACCCTGCAACTCCTCTACGCTGTCACTCCTGGTCCGATCCGCACGCCGTGA
- the pyrE gene encoding orotate phosphoribosyltransferase, producing MTAAAHDALVALLRERSVRFGDFILASGARSTYYIDCRLTTMSAQGQALIGPIALGAIRAAGWAPASVGGLTMGADPVSYAIARASIDHAPIVDAFSVRKAAKEHGTARKVEGNFSAGDAVVVIEDVITSGGSALTAIDSVREAGGTVIGVLAVVDREAGGREKIEATGVPVIALVSARELGLN from the coding sequence ATGACTGCAGCAGCCCATGATGCGCTCGTCGCCTTGTTGCGCGAGCGCTCGGTGCGTTTCGGCGACTTCATCCTCGCCTCCGGCGCACGTTCCACCTACTACATCGATTGCCGGCTCACCACGATGAGCGCGCAGGGACAGGCGCTGATCGGCCCGATCGCGCTCGGCGCCATTCGCGCCGCGGGATGGGCGCCGGCCAGTGTCGGCGGGCTGACGATGGGCGCGGACCCGGTGAGCTACGCGATTGCCCGCGCCTCGATCGACCACGCGCCGATCGTCGATGCCTTCTCGGTGCGCAAGGCCGCCAAGGAACACGGCACCGCGCGCAAGGTCGAAGGCAACTTCTCCGCCGGTGATGCCGTGGTGGTCATCGAAGACGTGATCACCTCGGGCGGCTCCGCCCTCACCGCGATCGACTCCGTCCGCGAGGCCGGTGGCACGGTGATCGGGGTGCTGGCGGTCGTCGATCGCGAGGCCGGTGGCCGCGAGAAGATCGAGGCGACGGGGGTGCCGGTGATTGCGTTGGTGTCGGCGCGGGAGTTGGGATTGAACTGA
- a CDS encoding serine/threonine protein kinase: MAQDPFIGRTIAGYTLQKAVGEGGTAEVYFAEHPERGPVALKLLRPRLAADPVAVKRFLREAEFGARVVHPNVVRTFDFGEADGVQYLALEWAAGEPLETFIARSGPLAAPVAANIVVQLGAALQEAHRVGIIHRDLKPANIMYDPATQKARLLDFGIARDAELPAEERLTRAGFFVGTLQYVAPEALSGELVGEQADVYSLAVIAYQLLTELTPFPGKNPRELFQQLLTQDPISLNEAVKGLKFSSRLEEVVMKGLARDLGKRWKTVTDFTNAFQEAVTAQPEKKGGFFSSLFKK, encoded by the coding sequence ATGGCACAAGATCCTTTTATCGGGCGCACGATCGCCGGCTACACGCTGCAAAAGGCCGTCGGTGAGGGCGGGACCGCAGAAGTCTACTTCGCCGAACACCCCGAGCGGGGTCCCGTCGCGCTGAAGTTGCTGCGTCCCCGACTTGCCGCCGACCCGGTTGCGGTCAAGCGCTTCCTGCGCGAGGCCGAATTCGGCGCGCGCGTCGTCCATCCCAATGTGGTGCGCACCTTCGACTTCGGCGAAGCCGACGGCGTACAGTACCTCGCGCTGGAATGGGCCGCTGGCGAGCCTTTGGAGACGTTCATCGCGCGCTCGGGGCCGCTGGCGGCACCGGTCGCCGCGAACATCGTGGTGCAGCTCGGCGCCGCGCTGCAGGAAGCGCATCGGGTCGGGATCATCCATCGCGATCTCAAGCCGGCGAACATCATGTACGACCCGGCAACCCAGAAGGCACGGCTGCTCGATTTCGGCATCGCGCGCGACGCCGAATTGCCGGCCGAAGAGCGGCTCACGCGCGCGGGATTCTTCGTCGGCACGCTGCAGTACGTGGCCCCCGAAGCACTCAGCGGCGAGCTGGTGGGTGAGCAGGCCGACGTCTATTCGCTGGCCGTGATTGCTTACCAGCTTCTGACCGAATTGACGCCATTTCCGGGCAAGAACCCGCGCGAACTCTTCCAGCAGCTGCTGACCCAGGACCCGATCTCGCTCAACGAGGCGGTGAAGGGGCTCAAGTTCTCGTCGCGGCTCGAGGAAGTGGTGATGAAGGGACTCGCCCGCGACCTCGGCAAGCGCTGGAAGACGGTGACCGACTTCACCAATGCCTTCCAGGAGGCCGTGACGGCCCAACCGGAGAAGAAGGGCGGCTTCTTCTCGTCGCTCTTCAAGAAGTAA
- a CDS encoding MMPL family transporter — MFDSLGRALVRWRWAVIAIWAVIGVLAAVRAGDTVGMLKLRGGANATTEARVADSLLSARFSRPISEFFAVTVQGPARMTEGIPGQLLDSLLAAARAQPFASGVVSVRTTKDSTFVARDGRTTFFLVALNRRDGDSVAAAVAPLRQALDSVLRRFPDRDAYSVLVTGRAPLDLDIRAVSAEDATRNETKLVPITLAILILAFGALVAAFLPIIVGVMAIAITLTLVGWVATFFPMSIFVLNMISMIGLGVGIDYSLLVITRFREELNAGLRPREAAARTFSTAGHAVMVSGMTVVVGFGALLLTPLTETRSVGIAGLLVVAVAVLLATTLLPALLSLLGRNIDRPRWLARRLAWYHRPQIWERWARSLSRHPYRALVIGGTIIALLTLPALKLRIGLPSRHWWPEETEAGAGVATLERMGMSGYIQPVRVLIEFPEGSDGTGATALRGLKGLSDSLRADPRVRDVKSLVDIAPGTSILEYSLLYSEPDTVRARYPDFLDAYLGRDGRTTLMDVILADTTTLTTAMDVVTEIRARVASGQIKQLKNAQVRVGGYVASALDFQSLLLKRFPLIVALILGVTALMLAIVFKSVLVPIKAVVMNSLSVAATFGLIVLVFQEGIGGSLFGITGPTSAIYVLVPVIVFAVVFGLSMDYEVFLLARIKEAFDRTGQNTLATREGLSATASVITSAALIMIAVFGAFAFARILLMQFVGFGLAVAVLLDATIIRMVLVPSLMQIAGAWNWWPGYKPPRKDP; from the coding sequence GTGTTCGACTCTCTGGGACGGGCCCTGGTGCGCTGGCGCTGGGCCGTCATTGCGATCTGGGCCGTCATCGGTGTCCTCGCGGCGGTCCGCGCCGGGGACACCGTCGGCATGCTCAAGCTTCGGGGCGGCGCCAACGCCACGACCGAGGCGCGCGTCGCCGATTCGCTCCTCTCCGCACGCTTCTCCCGGCCGATCAGCGAATTCTTTGCGGTGACGGTGCAGGGCCCCGCCCGGATGACGGAGGGGATCCCCGGGCAGCTGCTCGACTCCCTCCTCGCCGCGGCGCGCGCCCAACCGTTCGCAAGCGGCGTCGTGTCCGTCCGCACCACCAAGGACTCGACATTCGTCGCGCGCGACGGCCGCACCACCTTCTTCCTGGTGGCGCTCAACCGGCGCGATGGCGATTCCGTCGCCGCGGCCGTGGCCCCACTGCGGCAGGCCCTCGACTCCGTCCTCCGTCGCTTCCCCGACCGCGACGCCTACAGCGTGCTGGTGACCGGCCGCGCCCCGCTCGACCTCGACATTCGCGCCGTCTCGGCCGAGGACGCCACCCGCAACGAGACGAAGCTGGTGCCGATCACCCTGGCGATCCTGATCCTCGCCTTCGGCGCGCTGGTGGCTGCGTTCCTCCCGATCATCGTCGGCGTGATGGCGATCGCGATCACGCTCACGCTGGTCGGTTGGGTGGCCACCTTCTTCCCGATGTCGATCTTCGTGCTCAACATGATCTCGATGATCGGCCTGGGTGTCGGGATCGACTATTCGTTGCTGGTGATCACCCGCTTCCGCGAGGAGCTGAACGCCGGGCTTCGCCCGCGTGAGGCGGCGGCCCGCACCTTCAGCACCGCCGGGCACGCGGTGATGGTGTCGGGGATGACGGTGGTGGTCGGCTTCGGCGCGTTGCTGCTCACGCCACTGACCGAGACGCGCTCGGTGGGGATCGCCGGACTGCTGGTGGTGGCCGTGGCCGTGCTGCTCGCCACCACACTGCTCCCCGCCCTTCTCTCGCTGCTGGGGCGCAACATCGACCGGCCGCGCTGGCTCGCGCGCCGGCTCGCCTGGTACCACCGGCCGCAGATCTGGGAGCGCTGGGCGCGCTCGCTCTCGCGCCATCCGTATCGCGCGCTGGTCATTGGCGGGACGATCATCGCACTGCTCACGCTGCCCGCGCTCAAGCTGCGGATCGGGCTGCCCTCGCGGCACTGGTGGCCGGAAGAGACCGAGGCCGGGGCCGGTGTCGCCACGCTGGAGCGGATGGGGATGTCGGGGTACATCCAGCCGGTGCGCGTACTGATCGAATTCCCCGAAGGGAGCGATGGCACCGGTGCCACGGCGCTCCGCGGCCTCAAGGGACTCTCCGACTCGCTGCGCGCCGACCCGCGCGTGCGCGACGTGAAGTCGCTGGTCGACATCGCTCCCGGCACCTCGATCCTCGAGTACTCGCTGCTCTACAGCGAACCCGACACCGTGCGCGCGCGCTATCCCGATTTCCTCGACGCGTACCTGGGGCGCGACGGCCGCACCACGCTGATGGACGTGATCCTGGCCGACACCACGACCCTCACCACGGCGATGGACGTGGTGACGGAGATTCGTGCTCGCGTGGCCTCGGGTCAGATCAAGCAACTGAAGAACGCGCAGGTGCGGGTCGGCGGCTACGTCGCCTCCGCGCTCGACTTCCAGTCGTTGCTGCTCAAGCGCTTCCCGCTGATCGTCGCCCTGATCCTCGGCGTCACCGCGCTGATGCTCGCGATCGTCTTCAAGTCGGTGCTGGTGCCGATCAAGGCCGTGGTGATGAACTCGCTCTCGGTCGCGGCGACGTTCGGGTTGATCGTGCTGGTGTTCCAGGAGGGGATCGGCGGCTCGCTCTTCGGCATCACCGGCCCGACCTCGGCGATCTACGTGCTGGTACCGGTGATCGTCTTCGCCGTCGTCTTCGGCCTGTCGATGGACTACGAGGTCTTCCTGCTGGCGCGCATCAAGGAAGCCTTCGATCGCACCGGCCAGAACACGCTCGCCACCCGCGAAGGCCTCTCGGCGACGGCCTCGGTGATCACCTCGGCGGCGCTGATCATGATCGCCGTCTTCGGGGCCTTCGCCTTTGCCCGCATCCTGCTGATGCAGTTCGTCGGCTTCGGCCTGGCCGTCGCCGTGCTGCTCGATGCCACCATCATCCGCATGGTGCTGGTGCCGAGCCTGATGCAGATCGCGGGGGCGTGGAATTGGTGGCCGGGGTACAAGCCGCCGCGGAAAGATCCGTAG
- the polA gene encoding DNA polymerase I, protein MPNHTPQQLFLVDGFALIFRAFFALISRPLRTAKGENTSAAWGITNFLLRLREKYRPDYLVWVNDAGDSFRTLEYPEYKSTREKLDDELQADFDTAVARVKQLLVAFGIPLVQVQGYEADDVIGTLALRGAAKGLQTVIVSGDKDFYQLIRPGVSLLNPGRGGPGGVDEVWVDTTNGADRLGIPPHQVTDYLALLGDASDNVPGVKGIGEKGAVELLQQFGDLETILANAANVTKKRSREALLEQAEQARLSKRLVTIMTDVPVELDLDALVVHAPDKAALMRFCQELEFSSLVPRLGNLGTDQDPALFPVGATAAAPAPGATAVAAEAPPVVDRSAPDINVTIVDDPAALPALVAMWRAAPMIAFDTETSSLEPHDAELIGLSIAINAKDVWYMPFGHRSPASDLFSGTSTDAGVTPPRDDAPKNLPPITSAACAPLAELLRDATVKKAGHNLKYDVQVMRRAGIEVGGLAYDSMLASFVADPSRRSHGIDALVLEAFGTLMTQYTDLTGKGKQQIPFAEVSVAAAASYCGADSAMVLALHDWFAPTLDQAALRPLLETLEMPLIPVLVDMEWTGILIDLPRFAELGRILGHDLEVLETQIQAAAGGKALNINSPKQLAVILFEEQGLPVLKKTKTGPSTDAEVLEQLADMGHELPKLILGYRELQKLKNTYVDVLPTKVNRTTGRIHTSFNQVGAQTGRLSSNDPNLQNIPIRTPRGELIRRGFIPQPGWKFVVADYSQIELRLMAHLSEDPAFVEAFRSGGDIHRQTAAIIFGVPLAEVTSEMRARAKTINFGTIYGQGPFALSKMLGITQDEAKNFIGDYFSRFSGVRAFLDKQVELAREQGYVETLFGRRRYIPEIRDKNFNLRAFAERTAQNTPLQGSAADLIKRAMVEIHAALPAAGLKSRLLLQVHDELVVEAPAEEAEATAALVKEHMEGAAVLKVPLQVGIGIGENWVDAKS, encoded by the coding sequence ATGCCCAACCATACCCCGCAGCAACTCTTCCTCGTTGACGGATTTGCGCTGATTTTCCGGGCGTTCTTCGCCCTCATCTCCAGGCCGCTTCGCACCGCCAAGGGCGAGAACACCTCGGCGGCCTGGGGGATCACCAACTTCCTCCTCCGACTCCGCGAGAAGTACCGCCCCGACTACCTGGTCTGGGTCAACGACGCGGGCGATTCCTTCCGCACGCTTGAGTATCCCGAATACAAGTCGACCCGCGAGAAGCTCGACGACGAACTGCAGGCCGACTTCGACACCGCCGTCGCGCGGGTCAAGCAGCTGCTGGTCGCCTTCGGCATCCCGCTCGTGCAGGTGCAGGGGTACGAGGCCGACGACGTGATCGGCACGCTCGCGCTCCGCGGTGCCGCCAAGGGACTGCAGACGGTGATCGTCTCCGGCGACAAGGACTTCTACCAGCTGATCCGCCCCGGCGTCTCGCTGCTGAACCCCGGTCGCGGCGGCCCCGGCGGCGTCGACGAGGTCTGGGTCGATACCACCAACGGCGCCGATCGCCTGGGCATCCCTCCGCATCAGGTCACCGATTATCTCGCGCTGCTCGGCGATGCTTCCGACAACGTTCCCGGCGTGAAGGGGATCGGCGAGAAGGGTGCCGTCGAGCTGCTGCAGCAGTTCGGCGACCTCGAGACCATCCTCGCCAACGCCGCCAACGTCACCAAGAAGCGCTCCCGCGAGGCGCTGCTCGAACAGGCCGAGCAGGCACGGCTCTCGAAGCGGTTGGTGACCATCATGACCGACGTCCCGGTCGAACTCGACCTCGATGCCCTCGTGGTGCACGCCCCCGACAAGGCCGCGCTGATGCGCTTCTGTCAGGAGCTGGAGTTTTCCTCGCTGGTGCCGCGCCTCGGCAACCTCGGCACCGACCAGGACCCGGCGCTTTTCCCGGTGGGTGCCACGGCAGCGGCCCCCGCGCCAGGCGCCACCGCGGTGGCCGCCGAGGCGCCGCCAGTCGTCGACCGCTCGGCCCCCGACATCAACGTCACCATCGTCGACGATCCGGCCGCACTGCCGGCCCTCGTCGCGATGTGGCGTGCGGCGCCGATGATCGCCTTCGACACCGAGACGTCGTCGCTGGAGCCGCATGACGCCGAGCTGATCGGGTTGTCGATCGCGATCAACGCGAAGGATGTCTGGTACATGCCGTTCGGGCACCGCTCGCCGGCGTCGGACCTCTTCTCGGGCACGTCGACCGACGCCGGGGTGACGCCGCCTCGCGACGACGCGCCGAAGAATCTCCCGCCCATCACCAGCGCCGCCTGCGCGCCACTCGCCGAGCTGCTGCGCGACGCCACGGTGAAGAAGGCGGGACACAACCTGAAGTACGACGTGCAGGTGATGCGGCGCGCCGGGATCGAGGTGGGTGGCCTCGCCTACGACTCGATGCTGGCGTCGTTCGTTGCCGATCCGTCGCGGCGCTCGCACGGGATCGATGCGCTGGTACTCGAAGCCTTCGGCACGCTGATGACGCAGTACACCGACCTCACCGGCAAGGGAAAGCAGCAGATCCCGTTCGCCGAAGTGTCGGTGGCGGCCGCGGCGTCCTACTGCGGTGCCGACAGTGCGATGGTGCTGGCACTGCACGACTGGTTCGCGCCGACGCTCGACCAGGCAGCGCTCCGCCCGTTGCTCGAGACACTCGAGATGCCGCTGATCCCGGTACTCGTCGACATGGAGTGGACGGGGATACTGATTGACCTCCCCCGCTTCGCGGAGCTGGGGCGGATCCTCGGTCACGACCTCGAGGTGCTGGAGACCCAGATCCAGGCGGCCGCGGGTGGCAAGGCGCTCAACATCAATTCGCCGAAGCAGCTCGCCGTGATCCTCTTCGAGGAGCAGGGGCTGCCCGTCCTCAAGAAGACCAAGACCGGGCCGTCGACCGACGCCGAAGTGCTCGAGCAGCTCGCCGACATGGGGCACGAACTGCCGAAGCTGATCCTCGGCTACCGCGAACTGCAGAAGCTCAAGAACACCTACGTCGACGTGCTGCCGACCAAGGTGAACCGCACCACGGGGCGCATCCACACCTCGTTCAACCAGGTGGGGGCGCAGACGGGGCGGCTCTCGTCGAACGATCCGAACCTGCAGAACATCCCGATCCGCACGCCGCGCGGCGAACTGATCCGCCGCGGCTTCATCCCGCAGCCGGGGTGGAAGTTCGTGGTGGCCGACTATTCGCAGATCGAACTGCGGCTGATGGCGCACCTCTCCGAAGATCCGGCGTTCGTCGAGGCGTTCCGCTCCGGGGGCGACATCCACAGGCAGACCGCCGCGATCATCTTCGGCGTACCGCTCGCGGAGGTGACCAGCGAGATGCGCGCGCGCGCCAAGACGATCAACTTCGGCACCATCTACGGCCAGGGGCCGTTCGCGCTCTCCAAGATGCTCGGTATCACGCAGGACGAGGCGAAGAATTTCATCGGCGACTACTTCTCGCGATTCAGCGGGGTGCGTGCCTTCCTCGACAAGCAGGTCGAGCTCGCGCGCGAGCAGGGGTATGTCGAGACGCTCTTCGGGCGTCGGCGCTACATCCCCGAGATCCGCGACAAGAACTTCAACTTGCGCGCGTTTGCCGAGCGCACTGCGCAGAACACGCCGCTGCAGGGCTCGGCGGCCGACCTGATCAAGCGGGCGATGGTCGAGATCCACGCCGCCTTGCCCGCAGCGGGATTGAAGTCCCGCCTGTTGCTCCAGGTGCACGACGAACTCGTCGTCGAGGCGCCCGCCGAGGAGGCGGAGGCGACGGCGGCGCTGGTGAAGGAGCACATGGAGGGCGCGGCGGTGCTGAAGGTCCCACTGCAGGTGGGCATCGGGATCGGGGAGAACTGGGTGGATGCGAAGTCGTGA
- a CDS encoding helix-turn-helix transcriptional regulator has protein sequence MPPTPTIAAVLEPQERSRVDAAGNGYFSLVHRESVRDAIRVVRERPVDAILVSVGRCAGEAPALLEQFARAFPAIPTVALLSTHHAGSSEALLRLGATGVRRVVDTTDPAGWRRLREVLGAPPAERAHTILTPVLATLAPLPGGSQRFWEELCRSAPETTTVRQLARRLVVTPSTFVSRFARAGLPSPKDHLVAVRLCHAAKLFDEGELTVADVAYRLDYASPQSFGRHLRVVLGITPSEFRARFPFCSVLDRFLDRLVKPHVETWRRFHPLAPGRG, from the coding sequence ATGCCACCGACCCCCACGATCGCCGCCGTCCTCGAACCCCAGGAACGCTCCCGGGTGGATGCCGCCGGAAACGGCTACTTCTCGCTGGTCCACCGCGAATCGGTCCGGGACGCGATTCGGGTGGTCCGCGAGCGCCCCGTCGATGCCATTCTGGTATCGGTCGGGCGCTGCGCCGGGGAAGCCCCGGCGCTGCTGGAGCAGTTTGCCCGTGCTTTCCCCGCGATCCCCACCGTGGCCCTCCTCTCGACCCATCATGCCGGCTCGAGCGAGGCGCTCCTCCGCCTCGGCGCCACCGGCGTGCGCCGCGTCGTCGACACCACCGACCCGGCGGGCTGGCGACGGTTGCGCGAGGTCCTCGGCGCGCCCCCGGCCGAGCGGGCCCACACGATCCTCACGCCGGTGCTCGCGACCCTCGCCCCCCTCCCGGGTGGGTCCCAGCGCTTCTGGGAGGAACTCTGCCGCAGTGCGCCGGAGACGACGACGGTCCGGCAACTCGCACGCCGACTGGTGGTCACGCCCTCGACCTTCGTGTCGCGCTTCGCACGCGCCGGCTTGCCGTCGCCCAAGGATCACCTGGTGGCCGTGCGGCTCTGTCACGCGGCGAAGTTGTTTGATGAGGGGGAGCTGACGGTGGCGGACGTCGCGTATCGACTCGACTACGCGTCACCCCAATCGTTCGGGCGGCACCTGCGCGTGGTGCTGGGGATCACGCCGAGCGAATTCCGCGCACGCTTTCCGTTCTGCAGCGTGCTCGATCGATTCCTCGACCGACTGGTGAAGCCGCATGTCGAGACCTGGCGGCGGTTTCATCCGCTGGCGCCGGGAAGGGGATGA